One window of Solwaraspora sp. WMMA2056 genomic DNA carries:
- a CDS encoding aminotransferase class V-fold PLP-dependent enzyme: MIGGSAPPVPLPGARMLFSLDPATAYLNHGAFGAVPVTVQRTQQRLRDEMEANPHRFLTQGLLDRLAHTRRHLAAFLGADPDNAALVDNVTVATAMVLRTLRLAAGDEVLLTNHGYGAVALSVDRECRLTGAARRVVDLPLAASAAEVVEAVRAALRPGRTRLLVVDQVTSATARLMPVAGLVAAARDAGVPVLVDAAHVPGMLPVEVDRIGADFWVGNLHKWAFAPRATALLVVRPSWRARLEPLGVSWEQDSGFPQRVEWQGTRDYTAWLAAPVGLYTLRSLGVDRVRQHNAALVGYGQRVVADALGVPEEQLPQPDADQPGAAALAMRLVPLPGAPVDGTAQATRLRQRIADELATEVLVSWWSGRAWLRICAQVYNQAAEYDRLAEGLPGVLRRAG, encoded by the coding sequence ATGATCGGTGGCTCGGCACCACCCGTACCGCTGCCCGGCGCACGGATGCTGTTCTCCCTCGACCCGGCGACCGCCTATCTCAACCACGGCGCGTTCGGCGCGGTGCCGGTGACCGTGCAGCGGACCCAGCAGCGGCTGCGCGACGAGATGGAGGCCAACCCGCACCGCTTCCTGACGCAGGGACTGCTGGACCGGCTCGCGCACACCCGCCGGCACCTGGCCGCTTTCCTCGGTGCCGATCCGGACAACGCGGCACTGGTCGACAACGTGACCGTCGCGACCGCGATGGTGCTGCGCACGCTACGGCTGGCCGCTGGCGACGAGGTGCTGCTGACCAACCACGGGTACGGCGCGGTCGCCCTCTCCGTCGACCGGGAGTGCCGCCTGACCGGGGCCGCCCGGCGGGTCGTCGACCTGCCGTTGGCCGCTTCGGCCGCCGAGGTCGTCGAGGCGGTGCGCGCGGCGCTGCGCCCCGGACGTACCCGGCTGCTGGTGGTGGATCAGGTCACCTCCGCGACCGCGCGGCTGATGCCGGTCGCCGGCCTCGTCGCGGCGGCCCGCGACGCGGGGGTGCCGGTCCTGGTCGACGCGGCACACGTACCGGGGATGCTGCCGGTCGAAGTGGACCGGATCGGTGCCGATTTCTGGGTGGGCAACCTGCACAAGTGGGCGTTCGCGCCGCGAGCGACGGCGCTGCTGGTTGTCCGACCGTCCTGGCGGGCCCGGCTGGAGCCGCTCGGTGTCTCCTGGGAACAGGACAGCGGGTTCCCACAGCGGGTCGAGTGGCAGGGCACCCGGGACTACACCGCCTGGCTCGCGGCACCGGTCGGCCTGTACACACTGCGCAGCCTGGGGGTCGACCGGGTACGCCAGCACAACGCCGCCCTGGTCGGCTACGGCCAGCGGGTGGTGGCCGACGCGTTGGGGGTACCCGAGGAGCAGTTGCCGCAGCCGGATGCCGACCAGCCCGGTGCCGCCGCGCTGGCGATGCGGCTCGTCCCGTTGCCCGGTGCGCCGGTCGACGGTACGGCGCAGGCAACCCGGCTGCGGCAGCGTATCGCCGACGAGCTGGCCACCGAGGTGTTGGTGAGCTGGTGGTCGGGGCGGGCCTGGCTGCGGATCTGTGCCCAGGTCTACAACCAGGCCGCCGAGTACGACCGGCTCGCCGAGGGACTGCCGGGGGTGCTGCGCCGGGCCGGTTGA
- a CDS encoding peptidoglycan DD-metalloendopeptidase family protein codes for MRTVVAAALIAASLAAVPPAGMPPTLETVVAGNPTTAERFRLPLDGPPLVSRRFDPPSLPWGRGHRGVDLQATVPGVTVYAAGAGTVSHAGRIVDRGVVSISHPGGFRTTYEPVDTRLPVGATVVAGTPIGVLADGHPGCPASACLHWGLRQHDGGYLDPLLLLGDGRTRLLPTHG; via the coding sequence ATGAGAACCGTCGTCGCGGCGGCGTTGATCGCCGCCTCCCTCGCCGCCGTACCACCCGCCGGCATGCCGCCCACCCTGGAGACCGTGGTCGCGGGGAACCCGACCACCGCAGAGCGGTTCCGGTTGCCGCTGGACGGGCCGCCCCTGGTCAGCCGGCGATTCGATCCGCCATCGCTGCCCTGGGGCCGCGGGCATCGTGGCGTCGACCTGCAGGCCACCGTACCGGGCGTCACCGTGTACGCCGCCGGTGCCGGCACGGTCAGCCACGCCGGCCGGATCGTCGACCGGGGCGTGGTGAGCATCAGCCACCCCGGCGGGTTCCGGACCACCTACGAGCCGGTCGACACCCGACTGCCCGTCGGCGCGACCGTCGTCGCCGGCACCCCGATCGGCGTACTCGCCGACGGGCACCCTGGCTGCCCGGCCAGCGCCTGTCTGCACTGGGGCCTGCGGCAGCACGACGGCGGCTACCTCGATCCGCTGCTGCTGCTCGGCGACGGACGTACCCGGCTGCTGCCCACCCACGGATAG
- a CDS encoding DUF2469 domain-containing protein encodes MSAEDLEKYETEMELQLYREYRDIVRQFSYVVETERRFYLANQVDLHVRNSDGEVYFEVEMHDAWVWDMYRPARFVKNVRVMTFKDVNVEELDKPEISLPADSGFSG; translated from the coding sequence ATGAGCGCCGAGGATCTCGAAAAGTACGAGACAGAGATGGAGCTGCAGCTCTACCGGGAGTACCGCGACATCGTCCGCCAGTTTTCGTACGTCGTCGAGACCGAGCGCCGCTTCTACCTGGCGAATCAGGTCGACCTGCACGTACGCAACTCTGACGGCGAGGTGTACTTCGAGGTGGAGATGCACGACGCCTGGGTGTGGGACATGTACCGCCCTGCACGCTTCGTGAAAAATGTCCGAGTTATGACGTTCAAAGACGTGAATGTCGAAGAGTTGGACAAGCCGGAGATATCACTACCCGCAGATTCTGGATTCAGCGGCTGA
- a CDS encoding ribonuclease HII: MLTPPRTVVRRDAGLYALERALQRRGFAHVAGADEAGRGACAGPLVAAAVVLAPGRRGEIAGLADSKLLTAAARERVYAAVVAQAVAYQVVVIGADEIDGRGLHVCNLAAMRRALAGLSVAPEYVLTDGFGVDGLGVPGLAVWKGDRVSACVAAASVLAKVTRDRLMVQLDAEFPGYGFAEHKGYATADHQAALDRHGPCAEHRFSYVNVAAASGRSGRPPRARRPVPDIGIREPMGRMDPARGTVGVALDEQLRQPALLGEDVVMEGGWR; encoded by the coding sequence GTGCTGACTCCACCGCGGACCGTGGTCCGCCGCGACGCCGGCCTGTACGCGCTGGAGCGTGCCCTGCAGCGGCGCGGCTTCGCGCACGTCGCCGGTGCCGACGAGGCCGGGCGCGGTGCCTGCGCCGGCCCGCTGGTCGCGGCGGCGGTGGTGCTGGCACCCGGTCGGCGCGGCGAGATCGCCGGCCTGGCCGACTCCAAGTTGCTCACCGCTGCGGCCCGGGAACGGGTCTACGCGGCGGTCGTCGCGCAGGCGGTGGCGTACCAGGTGGTCGTCATCGGGGCGGACGAGATCGACGGACGCGGTCTGCACGTGTGCAACCTCGCGGCGATGCGGCGCGCCCTGGCCGGGCTGTCGGTGGCACCGGAGTACGTGCTCACCGACGGATTCGGCGTCGACGGTCTCGGCGTGCCGGGTCTGGCGGTCTGGAAGGGCGACCGGGTGTCGGCCTGCGTGGCGGCGGCCAGCGTGCTGGCGAAGGTGACCCGGGACCGGCTGATGGTCCAGCTCGACGCCGAGTTCCCCGGGTACGGGTTCGCCGAGCACAAGGGCTACGCCACCGCCGATCATCAGGCCGCGCTGGACCGGCACGGTCCGTGCGCCGAGCACCGCTTCTCGTACGTCAACGTCGCCGCTGCCTCCGGCCGGTCCGGCCGCCCGCCCCGGGCCCGGCGACCGGTGCCCGACATCGGCATCCGTGAGCCGATGGGGCGGATGGACCCGGCACGCGGTACCGTCGGCGTGGCGTTGGACGAGCAGCTTCGCCAACCGGCGCTACTGGGGGAAGATGTGGTCATGGAAGGCGGATGGCGATGA
- a CDS encoding NUDIX domain-containing protein, which produces MVRDRQGARVLVIDAAHRVLLLRGHDPARPHHRYWFTPGGGLDPGEEPADGAVRELAEEIGLRVAASALGAPVWQETVEFPFDGQWYRQRQQFFLLRVPAWRVDTSGFDELERRTIDAHRWWSEGELAATSERVYPPELLTVLRGLPDRSDSC; this is translated from the coding sequence GTGGTGCGCGACCGTCAGGGTGCCCGCGTGCTGGTGATCGACGCGGCGCACCGGGTGCTCCTGCTGCGCGGGCACGATCCGGCGCGGCCGCACCATCGCTACTGGTTCACCCCCGGCGGTGGTCTGGACCCTGGTGAGGAACCCGCCGACGGCGCCGTCCGTGAGCTGGCCGAGGAGATCGGCCTTCGGGTCGCGGCGAGCGCGTTGGGAGCGCCGGTCTGGCAGGAGACCGTCGAGTTCCCCTTCGACGGGCAGTGGTACCGCCAGCGGCAGCAGTTCTTCCTGCTGCGGGTGCCGGCCTGGCGGGTCGACACCAGCGGCTTCGACGAACTTGAGCGGCGTACCATCGACGCCCATCGCTGGTGGAGCGAAGGCGAGCTCGCCGCGACGTCCGAGCGGGTCTACCCGCCGGAGCTGTTGACGGTGCTGCGGGGACTGCCGGACAGGAGTGATTCGTGCTGA